From a region of the Candidatus Saganbacteria bacterium genome:
- the pyrE gene encoding orotate phosphoribosyltransferase → MDKKAALKKLLKQNAVKTGEFTLSSGGKSNFYVDGKQITLHPEGLSLVAEIILDKIKDCKAIGIGGMTIGADPIAAAVAVLSAKTGDSIPAFIVRKVQKEHGLQKKIEGIIKPGSNVIIVDDVITKGTATLGAIAAVEEIGCKVVKVICLVDRQEGGAEALQEYDFDPIFRKEELI, encoded by the coding sequence ATGGATAAAAAAGCCGCCCTCAAGAAACTCCTTAAGCAGAATGCCGTGAAGACCGGTGAATTCACCCTTTCTTCCGGCGGAAAAAGCAATTTCTATGTCGACGGTAAGCAGATCACGCTGCATCCCGAAGGCCTGTCCCTTGTTGCAGAGATCATCCTGGACAAGATAAAGGACTGCAAAGCAATAGGTATCGGCGGGATGACGATCGGTGCTGACCCTATCGCGGCCGCAGTAGCTGTACTGAGCGCAAAGACAGGTGACTCGATACCAGCTTTTATCGTCAGGAAAGTGCAGAAAGAGCACGGGCTACAGAAAAAGATCGAGGGTATTATTAAACCCGGTTCAAATGTCATAATAGTGGATGATGTGATAACAAAAGGGACCGCGACGCTCGGTGCGATAGCGGCCGTCGAAGAGATCGGGTGCAAGGTGGTAAAGGTAATCTGTCTCGTCGACAGGCAGGAAGGCGGGGCCGAAGCTCTCCAGGAATACGATTTTGACCCGATATTCAGGAAAGAGGAACTGATCTGA
- a CDS encoding SUMF1/EgtB/PvdO family nonheme iron enzyme — translation MAIGTVIGGRRVSSLEARKMILTPITGGIHINLPKMVRVAGGKFSMGSTRFNDAQPIRKVTLRDFAIGKYPVTNGEYLGFLQAMNREIPQLVANTELALHPVVNVPWNDATEYCKFLMETTGRKFGLLTEAQWEFAARGTEGRIYPWGNESY, via the coding sequence ATGGCAATAGGAACGGTAATTGGCGGAAGGAGAGTATCAAGTTTAGAAGCAAGAAAGATGATATTAACGCCGATAACAGGAGGGATACATATAAACCTTCCCAAAATGGTAAGGGTTGCCGGCGGGAAGTTCTCAATGGGCAGCACAAGGTTTAACGATGCCCAGCCTATAAGAAAGGTCACATTAAGAGATTTTGCCATAGGCAAATATCCTGTGACGAACGGTGAATACCTTGGTTTTCTTCAAGCAATGAATAGAGAGATACCTCAACTTGTGGCTAACACAGAATTGGCGCTGCATCCTGTAGTTAATGTTCCCTGGAACGATGCAACCGAATACTGCAAATTTCTAATGGAAACAACTGGCAGGAAGTTCGGTCTGCTTACAGAAGCACAATGGGAATTCGCGGCAAGAGGGACTGAAGGAAGAATATATCCGTGGGGAAATGAGTCGTATG
- a CDS encoding TPM domain-containing protein: MKCPKCNKSIPEWKKGCECGYKFDFSRIPAPPKQSGLVNDYEAILGDHIGKLIQLCGDFEKRAGIEIVIAVFGNTKPLSPENYAFFLFNKWKLGKNKHEAILILVALYERRIETEIGFGLEPLISEEFSEKLLDDIVVPYFKKSKYGEGLYEGVKALIKEIDSRSQGVQLKK, from the coding sequence ATGAAATGCCCCAAGTGCAACAAGAGCATCCCCGAATGGAAAAAAGGCTGCGAGTGCGGGTATAAATTTGATTTCAGCAGGATCCCGGCGCCTCCCAAGCAGTCAGGGCTTGTGAACGATTATGAAGCGATACTCGGCGACCACATCGGGAAGCTTATACAGTTATGCGGAGATTTTGAAAAAAGGGCCGGCATAGAGATCGTCATCGCGGTTTTCGGCAACACAAAACCTCTTTCCCCGGAGAACTACGCGTTCTTCCTGTTCAATAAATGGAAGCTCGGTAAGAATAAGCACGAGGCGATACTTATACTGGTCGCGCTTTACGAGCGGCGCATCGAGACGGAAATAGGGTTCGGTCTCGAGCCTCTAATCAGTGAAGAATTTTCCGAAAAGCTTCTTGACGATATAGTAGTCCCGTATTTCAAAAAAAGCAAATACGGAGAAGGGCTTTACGAAGGTGTGAAAGCACTCATAAAAGAGATCGATTCAAGATCGCAGGGCGTTCAGCTTAAAAAATGA
- the hisB gene encoding imidazoleglycerol-phosphate dehydratase HisB — MAKKRVAKLLRKTKETSISVNLNIDGTGKSNIFYPIPFIGHMLTLFSKHGLFNLDLKAKGDVEVDMHHLIEDTGLTLGEAFAKALGKKLKIERYGHAIIPMDESLAEVKAAIDLSGRPHLTFKGNFEKELITARVVKSYVKLYLDREMLREFFESFVYKAGMSLHIDIIRGKNSHHKIEAVFKALGIAMCMACKVNPRKRGVPSTKGRL, encoded by the coding sequence ATGGCAAAAAAAAGGGTCGCAAAACTGCTGAGAAAGACAAAAGAGACATCGATAAGCGTCAATTTGAACATCGACGGCACGGGCAAAAGCAATATCTTCTACCCTATCCCCTTCATAGGCCATATGCTGACGCTCTTTTCAAAACACGGGCTTTTTAACCTTGACCTGAAGGCAAAGGGCGATGTGGAAGTGGACATGCACCACCTCATCGAGGACACTGGACTTACGCTCGGCGAAGCTTTCGCAAAGGCGCTGGGAAAGAAACTTAAGATCGAGCGCTATGGCCACGCGATAATCCCGATGGATGAATCCCTTGCAGAAGTTAAAGCGGCGATAGACCTTTCCGGAAGGCCGCATCTGACGTTCAAGGGGAATTTCGAAAAGGAGCTGATCACCGCAAGGGTAGTAAAAAGCTACGTGAAACTTTACCTTGATAGGGAGATGCTGCGGGAATTTTTTGAATCGTTCGTCTATAAAGCCGGGATGTCCTTACATATTGACATCATAAGAGGGAAAAACTCTCATCACAAGATAGAAGCTGTCTTTAAAGCGCTTGGTATTGCCATGTGCATGGCCTGCAAAGTAAATCCCAGAAAAAGGGGCGTACCTTCAACAAAGGGAAGACTGTGA